From Pseudomonas hefeiensis, one genomic window encodes:
- the tusC gene encoding sulfurtransferase complex subunit TusC — translation MAKSLLLISRQAPWSGPGAREALDVVLAGGAFDLPIGLLFLDDGVLQLASGQNAKAVQQKDLSANLQALPMFGVEDLYVCADSAAERGVASAALALDELKILSAPQIAALIDRYDQVITL, via the coding sequence ATGGCCAAATCCTTGTTACTCATCAGCCGCCAGGCTCCCTGGTCGGGCCCCGGGGCTCGGGAAGCCCTGGACGTCGTGCTGGCCGGCGGCGCGTTCGACCTGCCCATCGGCCTGCTGTTTCTCGACGACGGCGTCTTGCAGCTCGCCAGCGGCCAGAATGCCAAGGCAGTCCAGCAAAAAGACCTGAGCGCGAACTTGCAAGCATTGCCCATGTTTGGCGTCGAGGACCTGTACGTCTGCGCCGACAGTGCCGCCGAACGTGGCGTCGCAAGCGCTGCCCTGGCGCTGGACGAGCTGAAAATACTGAGCGCGCCGCAAATCGCCGCGCTCATTGATCGTTATGACCAGGTGATCACCCTCTGA
- the tusD gene encoding sulfurtransferase complex subunit TusD: MKFAIALFSAAHAPSSRRALLFAQAALAGGHEIVRLFFYQDGVYNAADNLVTPQDEQDLPKQWRAFVSDNQLDGVVCIAAALRRGVLNDEEAQRYQRSAVSVGAPWALSGLGQLHDAIQDADRLICFGGA; the protein is encoded by the coding sequence ATGAAGTTCGCCATCGCGTTGTTTTCCGCCGCCCATGCGCCCTCCTCGCGCCGCGCCCTGTTGTTTGCCCAGGCTGCGCTGGCCGGTGGGCATGAAATCGTGCGGCTGTTCTTCTATCAGGATGGCGTCTATAACGCTGCCGACAACCTCGTAACGCCCCAGGATGAACAGGATCTGCCCAAACAGTGGCGCGCCTTTGTCAGCGACAACCAGCTCGACGGCGTGGTTTGCATCGCAGCGGCGTTGCGCCGTGGCGTGCTGAACGATGAAGAGGCCCAGCGCTACCAGCGTTCGGCAGTCAGCGTCGGGGCACCCTGGGCCTTGTCCGGCCTGGGCCAGTTGCATGATGCGATCCAGGACGCCGACCGCTTGATCTGTTTTGGAGGCGCGTAA
- a CDS encoding DUF6388 family protein yields MAATEQQHERALEKFLDERPELRVELDNLNPLLAQAKGQTAAQYRAERLHEAFEAEAERQGLFAWELTLQLTAASPQDYESQRMEVHKEVAQMAGMEWVEYCELNGLKNQD; encoded by the coding sequence ACGAGCGCTGGAAAAATTTCTCGATGAACGTCCCGAGCTGCGCGTCGAACTGGACAACCTCAACCCGCTGCTGGCCCAGGCCAAGGGCCAGACCGCCGCGCAGTATCGCGCCGAGCGCTTGCATGAAGCGTTCGAAGCCGAGGCTGAGCGCCAGGGCCTGTTCGCTTGGGAACTGACCCTGCAACTGACCGCTGCTTCCCCCCAGGACTACGAAAGCCAGCGCATGGAAGTACACAAGGAAGTGGCGCAGATGGCGGGGATGGAGTGGGTGGAGTATTGCGAGTTGAATGGTCTCAAAAACCAAGACTGA